CCGGCCGCATTGGCTCCCTTGTCGCCAAAGCCTTCAAGCAAGGTTTTGGTTGTAAAGTCGTAGCTTCAGACGTTAAAAAGAATCctgaagttgaaaagatgggGATTCCCTACctaaaatttgaagatcttttgaaggAGTCGGATATCGTGTGCTTACATTGCCCTATGACCGAGGAAACACAtcacatcatcaacaaGAAGACTATCAAGCTGTTCAAAAAGGGCGCCATCCTTGTCAACACTAGTAGAGGAGGCCTGACCGATCCTGAAGCCTTAGTGGAGgccattgaaaatgagTACCTCGGGGCTTTGGCGATGGATGTTTATGAGGATGAGAAGGACCTATTCTTCAGGAATCTCTCAAACTATATTGTTAAAGACGCCTTGTTCCAGAGATTGACCGCTTTCCCCAATGTTCTCTGTACTGGGCATCAGGCTTTTTCACTTCGGAAGCTCTCAATGCTATTGCCAACACAACGTTGCAGAAAGTTGCagactttgagaaaggAAAAGTTGACGAAAAGTGCTCGCTTGCTTAAGTTCGGATACCCGTGGGATAAAAGCTGGttttttgttcaatttaGTTAGGGTTACGCCACTTCTTTCGACTGTATACCAAATAGATTTTTATATTTCaacatttcaaagatgcaTTGAATTGACCCAAGGGCCCTCAATTCTTTTTGGAGGAACCAAAAAGTGGAACTCAAGCAATCATCTAAGTTTTTATGCGGTGATTGTATCCGGTAAGTGCGCTGCTCCTAAAGCACTTTGTTTTGTCaagaagctcttgaaattggaaCTGGGGCTTTGTGTTGGATTTAGTGATGGGCgcatttgaaagatgctgCACTAACTTTCGTTGTTCCGAGTAGGAGATCGATATAGCGAAAGAATATTCGAAAACAAATTCGGttgcttgaagatttagTAGTTGTTACTCTGGGTTGAACAACCAAACTTAACTCCAGGTAAAACATTCTCTGGCTGACAACTATGCGCAATCAATACTACCGTGCGCGCACACACGTAAGCAGTTTTGACTATGCTGGAAGGATTGATAATTGAGCCTATCTTTCAACGATCTTTGGACATATCCTCCAGTGCACGGCTGAAGTCCAGGATATAATATCTCTTTGAGTAGGTCGAAGATATCAGGTCGATCTCACACTGGATGAAGCTGCAGATGATAGAAAGTGATTGTAAAAGATGatcaaagagtttgttTGATTCATGCTATGTGTTGAACTTCATGTTAAATTGTAATCGTATGCTTATAATCTATGAGCTTCTCTCACTCTTATTTCATTCtccatctttgatttttatACTTTCAAGTGTTGTATATCTAGTTGATGCATACTTGCATGGACTTTCATCAAGCGAAGAACGAAAATCAAACAACTTTCTTTAGGGAATGGGTCAACGAAGAGGAAGGCTGCTGATAGGGCAAGAATGATGTGTAATCGCAGATGTGGCTAAGATATGCTCATCAGAACAGGATGGGTCTGTGGAAGCGCGATGAATAGATGGCCAATTCCGAGTGGTCTTTACGTGAATAGGCTTCTGAAAGTTTGATGTCTTGAAGAACAGCAGTGCGAAGATTCAGTTTCCTCAAAATGCTAAGTTGAGTATCCTTGAAGTCCGTTGATCAAGTCAGCTAGCATGCCGGACAGTTACAATGACAAGTTTGCTTTTAGTCATGGAGAGAGGAAGTAGCACTATCAATTGAGGAGAACTGTACGTCTAGTCAAGCACACGACCAACTTTGCGATATTCAGTTTACTCATGAAAGCACCGCCCAAGGCAGTTTCAGAGGTTTTTTGGCGCCCAGAGGAATCGAACGGCGGCTACAAAGTGTAACTGTATTAATCATGGGAGCCTGAAGCGATTGTATGCAGACTAACCGTAACAAAGCTCATAGAGCAGGAAGGGTGTTAAAGTGGAGGCTGGGGATATCCTGACAAAGAATTATGGCTTTCCGAGCTGTAAACTAATGGGTTTAGTTCTAAACCAATGGCTGAAATAAGAAGCAATATGGTATCCTACCATGAATAACCTTAATGGTAAAAGATAGAAATTTAGAGGATTCAATGGCACACAAAATAGAGACCGAAATAGAAGGCATTGAGATTCCATGGCGGACAAGTAGAGTACTCCAGAAAGTCGACAAAAGCTTTAATTATGAAGGGCTATTCCACTAAGCTGGAAAGGCAAGATACTAGTATTGAAGGGGCGGCGAAATCAGAGATGGAGAGCATGGAAAGAAAAGATGGGATCAACTGACACTAACGTTCATTTCATATTCGAAGAGG
The window above is part of the Torulaspora delbrueckii CBS 1146 chromosome 3, complete genome genome. Proteins encoded here:
- the TDEL0C07040 gene encoding 2-hydroxyacid dehydrogenase (similar to Saccharomyces cerevisiae FDH2 (YPL275W)), which encodes MIRIPFWRPTNSITTICFLNEALSKDTAAMAKGCDAVCVFVNDNVDSETISTLKDQNVKLITLRCAGFNNIDLAAAKKNNIAVARVPAYSPYAVAEYTVGLLLAVNRKINRAWMRVRLDNFSLEGLLGRDLHGKVVGIVGTGRIGSLVAKAFKQGFGCKVVASDVKKNPEVEKMGIPYLKFEDLLKESDIVCLHCPMTEETHHIINKKTIKLFKKGAILVNTSRGGLTDPEALVEAIENEYLGALAMDVYEDEKDLFFRNLSNYIVKDALFQRLTAFPNVLCTGHQAFSLRKLSMLLPTQRCRKLQTLRKEKLTKSARLLKFGYPWDKSWFFVQFS